In one bacterium genomic region, the following are encoded:
- a CDS encoding BamA/TamA family outer membrane protein, translating to MSRGRANPILPALCLIGFTAVCLVPAHSPAALPVDEALAEATRYRGWEVASFEVTGLDRHLADDLRDGLALNGKRGLLRTRRPPLFPGTLADDVKRARAFAAQNGFPWAEVRIAFRPDHKARKVGVTFELAPGPTVVIDSLSVSGVPDYVDAAAARGAPLSRGARFTESDLTRATFTLNEALAMEGHPRATVTPRVSLRDSTRAEIVLAAKPGPRCVFAGTRIAGAPDDLRGLVLRNAQPSDGEQYTPTALRRARRNVRELDLFRRVDVTVSEPRDGEVDLLVDLVPRKPRSIEVDLGYWTDDFLRAGTRWRHRNLLRGGRGVELKGSLSRFRRDGSFNVWWLSPFGPRTRLTTRLHYVMELEDGYDLNSAQAEVWASKRVGLGGELQAGVSVADVSLKVTTTDTDAFKAESGLLTSLHLRANMDHVDDLIDPTRGVSWSGRLEWSPPWLPSDNSFASGTAKIAWYLPLGGAVLASRVEAGLARPLGDSIDLLPNKRFFAGGSTTQRGARRRMLGPLDATGAPVGGEVLLIGSTELRFRLKGIVRAAIFADVGNVWRTASDAALDDLAVAFGPGLMVDTPVGPVRADAGFNLTARPPGEPDVVLHVSVGHPF from the coding sequence ATGTCTCGAGGCCGCGCAAATCCTATTCTTCCGGCGCTCTGCCTGATCGGCTTCACAGCCGTCTGTCTCGTCCCCGCGCATTCGCCGGCGGCCTTGCCCGTCGACGAGGCGCTGGCCGAGGCGACGCGGTACCGGGGCTGGGAGGTCGCGTCGTTCGAGGTGACGGGGCTCGACAGACACCTGGCCGACGACCTGCGCGACGGACTGGCCCTCAACGGCAAGCGGGGCCTGCTGCGCACCCGGCGTCCGCCGCTCTTTCCGGGGACGCTGGCCGACGACGTGAAGCGCGCCCGCGCCTTCGCGGCGCAGAACGGTTTCCCCTGGGCCGAGGTGCGCATCGCCTTCCGGCCGGACCACAAGGCCCGCAAGGTGGGCGTGACTTTCGAGCTCGCGCCGGGGCCGACCGTCGTCATAGACAGCCTGTCGGTGAGCGGCGTACCGGATTACGTCGACGCCGCGGCCGCCCGGGGCGCGCCCCTCTCCCGGGGAGCGCGGTTCACCGAATCCGATCTGACACGGGCGACGTTTACCCTGAACGAGGCCCTGGCGATGGAGGGGCATCCACGTGCCACCGTCACTCCGCGCGTGTCGTTGCGGGACTCCACCCGGGCGGAGATCGTCCTCGCCGCGAAGCCCGGCCCGCGCTGCGTGTTCGCCGGGACGCGTATCGCGGGCGCTCCGGACGACCTGCGGGGACTGGTGCTCCGGAACGCGCAGCCATCTGACGGGGAGCAGTACACGCCGACCGCCCTGCGCCGCGCCCGGCGAAACGTGCGGGAGCTGGACCTGTTCCGGCGCGTCGACGTGACGGTGAGCGAGCCCCGCGACGGCGAAGTGGACCTGCTCGTCGATCTCGTGCCCCGCAAGCCGCGCTCCATAGAGGTCGATCTCGGCTACTGGACCGACGATTTCCTGCGCGCCGGCACGCGCTGGCGCCACCGCAACCTGCTGCGCGGCGGCCGCGGCGTGGAGCTGAAGGGCTCGCTGTCCCGTTTCCGGCGCGACGGTTCGTTCAACGTCTGGTGGCTGTCCCCCTTCGGCCCCCGCACGCGCCTGACCACCCGTCTGCACTACGTCATGGAACTCGAGGACGGCTACGATCTGAACAGCGCGCAGGCCGAGGTGTGGGCCTCGAAGCGCGTCGGCCTGGGCGGCGAACTGCAGGCCGGCGTCTCGGTCGCCGACGTCTCCCTGAAGGTCACGACCACCGACACCGATGCCTTCAAGGCGGAGAGCGGCCTGCTCACGTCGCTGCATCTGCGGGCCAACATGGATCACGTGGACGATCTGATCGACCCGACCCGCGGCGTGTCGTGGTCGGGACGCCTGGAATGGTCGCCGCCCTGGCTGCCGTCGGACAACAGCTTCGCGTCGGGCACGGCGAAGATCGCCTGGTACCTCCCCCTCGGCGGGGCGGTGCTGGCATCCCGGGTCGAGGCCGGCCTGGCGCGTCCGTTGGGCGATTCGATCGATCTGCTGCCCAACAAGCGCTTCTTCGCCGGCGGTTCCACCACCCAGCGCGGCGCGCGGCGCCGCATGCTCGGCCCCCTGGACGCCACCGGCGCCCCCGTCGGCGGCGAAGTCCTGCTGATCGGCTCGACCGAGCTGCGCTTCCGCCTGAAGGGCATCGTGCGCGCCGCCATCTTCGCCGACGTGGGCAACGTGTGGCGGACGGCCTCCGACGCGGCCCTCGACGACCTCGCGGTGGCCTTCGGACCGGGCCTGATGGTGGATACGCCCGTGGGACCCGTCCGCGCCGACGCCGGTTTCAACCTGACGGCGCGACCCCCGGGCGAGCCGGACGTCGTGCTGCACGTATCCGTGGGCCACCCCTTCTGA
- a CDS encoding cupin domain-containing protein has translation MPGYANVPSFLQALPEIDLPISGARGWLLQGEGQQVVFVEFGETVDVPEHGHAEQWEFAVAGRVDLHIDGGTIGYTAGDNFFIPAGVPHGATVHAGYKALIVFNAPDRYLPRA, from the coding sequence ATGCCCGGATACGCGAATGTCCCCTCCTTCCTGCAGGCTCTGCCCGAGATCGACCTGCCCATTTCCGGCGCGCGGGGCTGGCTGCTCCAGGGCGAGGGGCAGCAGGTCGTCTTCGTGGAGTTCGGCGAGACGGTCGATGTGCCCGAACACGGCCACGCCGAGCAATGGGAGTTCGCGGTGGCCGGACGGGTCGACCTGCACATCGACGGCGGGACGATCGGGTACACTGCCGGCGACAACTTCTTCATCCCCGCCGGCGTGCCCCATGGCGCCACCGTGCACGCGGGTTACAAGGCCCTGATCGTCTTCAACGCGCCGGACCGTTACCTGCCGCGCGCATGA
- a CDS encoding arabinogalactan endo-1,4-beta-galactosidase produces MFASWLILLALIIALPCRGQVAWRGADISFLPQIEDNGGAYTDGGEPDDLFAILAGHGVNTIRLRLWHTPTEGYCDLDDTLAMARRAHAAGLDLLLDFHYSDTWADPGRQDKPDAWAALPFATLVDSVRVRTRDVLLALRAQGTPPALVQLGNEITPGMLWDDGRVGGAFDTPEQWAQLAQLLGAARDGVSDAFTPAPGPEIMIHSDRGGDNGGCRWFFGNLLAQGFDFEIIGLSYYPWWHGTLADLEFNLDDLAVRYGKDIVLAEVAYPWTLGWFDDTHNPVGLPEHLLPGYPDTPAGQRAFMETIFALVADAPDGRGRGVFYWAPEWITTPTFGSAWENLALFDETGEVLPALEAFLPATSVGVAVTTGLSLRYVSRDTTVGGVVLSLAAAAPRHGILQVYDARGRLMQDVWEGRLVPEAREITWRPEQFTSGTYLFRLASGGDSVSTKVLYMR; encoded by the coding sequence ATGTTCGCATCATGGTTGATACTGCTGGCTCTCATCATCGCTTTGCCGTGCCGGGGGCAGGTGGCGTGGCGTGGCGCGGACATCTCGTTCCTGCCGCAGATCGAGGACAACGGCGGCGCGTACACCGATGGCGGAGAGCCCGACGACCTCTTCGCGATCCTCGCCGGCCACGGCGTCAACACGATCCGCCTGCGCCTGTGGCACACGCCCACCGAGGGCTATTGCGACCTGGACGATACCCTGGCCATGGCCCGGCGCGCCCACGCGGCCGGCCTGGATCTGCTGCTGGACTTCCACTACTCCGACACCTGGGCCGATCCCGGCCGCCAGGACAAGCCAGACGCCTGGGCGGCGCTCCCCTTCGCGACCCTCGTCGACAGCGTGCGCGTCCGCACCCGCGACGTACTGCTGGCCCTGCGCGCCCAGGGCACGCCCCCGGCGCTGGTGCAGCTCGGCAACGAGATCACGCCCGGCATGCTCTGGGACGACGGTCGGGTCGGCGGCGCCTTCGACACGCCCGAACAATGGGCGCAGCTCGCTCAGCTCCTCGGCGCGGCCCGCGACGGCGTGAGCGACGCCTTCACGCCCGCACCGGGACCGGAGATCATGATCCACAGCGACCGCGGCGGCGACAACGGCGGCTGCCGGTGGTTCTTCGGCAACCTGCTGGCCCAGGGCTTCGACTTCGAAATCATCGGCCTGTCCTACTACCCCTGGTGGCACGGCACACTCGCCGACCTCGAATTCAACCTGGACGATCTCGCCGTGCGCTACGGCAAGGACATCGTGCTGGCGGAGGTCGCCTACCCCTGGACCCTCGGCTGGTTCGACGACACCCACAACCCCGTCGGCTTGCCCGAACACCTGCTGCCCGGCTACCCCGACACTCCCGCGGGCCAGCGCGCCTTCATGGAGACCATCTTCGCCTTGGTCGCGGACGCGCCCGACGGGCGTGGTCGGGGCGTTTTCTACTGGGCGCCGGAATGGATCACCACGCCGACCTTCGGTTCGGCCTGGGAGAACCTGGCGCTGTTCGACGAGACGGGGGAGGTCCTGCCCGCGCTGGAGGCCTTCCTGCCGGCCACCTCGGTGGGCGTTGCGGTGACGACGGGTCTTTCGCTCCGGTACGTATCCAGGGACACCACGGTCGGCGGTGTGGTGCTCTCGCTCGCGGCGGCGGCGCCCCGCCACGGCATCCTGCAGGTGTACGACGCCCGGGGCCGGCTGATGCAGGACGTCTGGGAGGGCCGTCTCGTACCCGAGGCGCGCGAGATAACCTGGCGCCCCGAGCAGTTCACTTCGGGAACCTATCTCTTCAGGCTGGCCAGCGGCGGCGACAGCGTATCGACCAAGGTGCTGTACATGCGGTGA
- a CDS encoding GDP-mannose dehydrogenase, which yields MTAYSVSPAGEKFAIPVDKDYAREMQRLQRLVEKARADGQEIVVVMGVGFVGAVMAAIVADTVHKTGKKKGQPGKFVIGCQRPSVRSYWKIPLLNRGESPVKAEDPEVDPMIARTVKAKKTLTATFNSDCLKLADCVVVDVQCDYAKRDLGNMRTGEADMAALEATMRTIGEKIPPKCLVLIETTVAPGTTEFVAWPILKKAFARRGLKATPLLSHSFERVMPGRDYVSSIRDFWRVCSGCNATARKRVDRFLREVLNTEDYPLTVMDRPIESETTKIVENSYRATILAFQHEWSLFAERNGVDMIKVIKAIKMRPTHNNMIFPGPGIGGYCLPKDGGLGYWAYKHILGFEDGDEIFKMSTTAIDINDTRGLHVATLARDALRNMGRYIAGADVLICGGSYRQDVGDTRYSGSELVVRRLTEMGAEMRVHDPYLEHWFELEEQDVYPAPGHSWARFFRNQDGLKDMRVTKDLAAALKGAEAVILAVPHEPYLELEPEQVVKMAGGALAVIDCFGILDDDRIRRYFELGCEVKALGRGHIQRIKKEVGAAEKARLKKKARK from the coding sequence ATGACCGCATACTCCGTCAGCCCTGCCGGCGAGAAATTCGCCATTCCCGTCGATAAGGATTACGCCAGGGAGATGCAGCGGCTGCAGCGCCTGGTCGAGAAGGCGCGCGCCGACGGGCAGGAGATCGTGGTCGTGATGGGCGTGGGCTTCGTGGGCGCGGTGATGGCCGCCATCGTCGCGGACACCGTCCACAAGACGGGCAAGAAGAAGGGGCAGCCCGGCAAGTTCGTCATCGGCTGCCAGCGGCCGAGCGTGCGCAGCTACTGGAAGATCCCTCTGCTGAATCGCGGCGAATCGCCGGTGAAGGCGGAGGATCCCGAGGTCGACCCGATGATCGCGCGCACGGTCAAGGCGAAGAAGACGCTGACCGCCACCTTCAACAGCGACTGCCTGAAACTCGCCGATTGCGTCGTGGTCGACGTGCAGTGCGACTACGCCAAGCGCGACCTGGGCAACATGCGCACCGGCGAGGCGGACATGGCCGCGCTCGAGGCCACCATGCGCACCATCGGCGAAAAGATCCCGCCGAAGTGCCTGGTGCTGATCGAGACGACCGTGGCGCCGGGCACCACGGAGTTCGTGGCCTGGCCCATCCTCAAGAAGGCCTTCGCCAGGCGCGGCCTGAAGGCCACGCCCCTGCTCAGCCACAGCTTCGAACGCGTGATGCCGGGACGCGATTACGTCTCCTCGATCCGCGACTTCTGGCGGGTCTGCAGCGGCTGCAACGCGACCGCCCGCAAGCGCGTGGACAGGTTCCTGCGCGAGGTGCTCAACACCGAGGACTATCCGCTGACGGTCATGGACCGACCCATCGAGTCGGAGACGACCAAGATCGTCGAGAACTCCTACCGCGCGACCATCCTGGCCTTCCAGCACGAGTGGAGCCTCTTCGCCGAGCGCAACGGCGTGGACATGATCAAGGTCATCAAGGCCATCAAGATGCGCCCCACCCACAACAACATGATCTTCCCCGGGCCGGGCATCGGCGGCTACTGCCTGCCCAAGGACGGCGGCCTGGGCTACTGGGCGTACAAGCACATCCTCGGCTTCGAGGACGGCGACGAGATCTTCAAGATGAGCACCACGGCCATCGACATCAACGACACGCGCGGCCTGCACGTGGCCACGCTGGCCCGCGATGCCCTGCGCAACATGGGCCGCTACATCGCCGGGGCCGACGTGCTGATCTGCGGCGGCAGCTACCGCCAGGACGTGGGCGACACGCGCTACAGCGGATCGGAGCTGGTGGTGCGTCGCCTGACCGAGATGGGCGCCGAGATGCGCGTCCACGATCCCTACCTGGAGCACTGGTTCGAACTGGAGGAGCAGGACGTCTACCCGGCGCCGGGCCATTCCTGGGCGCGCTTCTTCCGCAACCAGGACGGGCTGAAGGACATGCGCGTGACCAAGGATCTGGCCGCGGCGCTGAAGGGCGCCGAGGCGGTCATCCTCGCGGTGCCCCACGAGCCGTACCTCGAGCTGGAGCCGGAACAGGTCGTCAAGATGGCCGGCGGGGCGCTGGCGGTGATCGACTGCTTCGGCATCCTCGACGACGACCGCATCCGCCGCTACTTCGAACTGGGCTGCGAGGTGAAGGCGCTCGGGCGCGGGCACATCCAGCGCATCAAGAAGGAAGTGGGGGCGGCGGAGAAGGCCAGGTTGAAGAAGAAGGCGAGGAAATAG